One region of Jatrophihabitans cynanchi genomic DNA includes:
- a CDS encoding TetR/AcrR family transcriptional regulator codes for MEEAGRTPLRARQAQHVRTTVLDAVIAELEGTAVDDLSMADVAAAAGISLRTLYRYFPDRSALLSAAGEHLYGSLGVPFDIAGPQDISASLLEAARRLSTRPDLARALVRTTAGRATRSAVRGQRVEAIGTALKPATEGLDADTARWATAVITHLCSAASWVIIADESGLDEADAQQAVAWAVDSLIESLAAAARPVR; via the coding sequence ATGGAAGAAGCGGGCCGGACACCTCTGCGTGCACGCCAGGCGCAACACGTCCGTACGACGGTGCTCGATGCGGTGATCGCCGAACTGGAAGGCACCGCGGTGGACGACCTGTCGATGGCCGACGTCGCGGCGGCAGCGGGGATCTCGCTGCGCACGCTGTATCGCTACTTCCCCGACCGGTCCGCGCTGCTGAGCGCGGCCGGCGAACACCTCTACGGATCGCTGGGCGTGCCGTTCGACATCGCCGGTCCGCAGGACATCTCCGCCAGCCTGCTGGAAGCCGCCCGGCGGTTGTCGACGCGACCGGACCTCGCGCGCGCGCTGGTGCGCACGACGGCCGGACGCGCGACCCGATCTGCAGTACGCGGGCAACGGGTCGAGGCGATCGGCACCGCGCTGAAGCCGGCGACCGAAGGCCTGGATGCCGACACCGCACGATGGGCCACCGCGGTCATCACGCACCTGTGCAGCGCCGCGTCCTGGGTGATCATCGCGGACGAGAGCGGACTGGACGAGGCCGACGCCCAGCAGGCAGTTGCCTGGGCGGTCGACTCACTCATCGAGTCCCTTGCAGCGGCAGCACGCCCTGTCCGGTGA
- the pdhA gene encoding pyruvate dehydrogenase (acetyl-transferring) E1 component subunit alpha yields MAAPGGAHAQADTGSPPAGESLLEYYRQMALIRAFELRAAQMYRMAKIGGYCHLNLGEEATVVGLMAALQQRDYLFTTYRDHGYALARGLEPGRVMAELFGKSTGVSGGRGGSMHLFDQKARLLGGYGIVGGQIPPATGAALALTYRGEPGPDAEAVMCLMGDGTTNIGAFHESLNLAALWQLPIVYVIINNGLGMGTTVENASAEPELYRRGCSYRIEGERVDGDDVLAVRDAARAMLTRARTQRQPGLLEAVSHRLRGHSVVDPARYRSKEETERLRELDPLPALRARLIDDGTLTDESARRIDEQAEQQVDAAVAFADASADPQVSELFEHAYATPVPNAPHQLPGDPLLTLAHASS; encoded by the coding sequence ATGGCAGCCCCGGGCGGCGCGCATGCGCAGGCCGACACCGGTTCACCGCCTGCCGGTGAATCGCTGCTCGAGTACTACCGGCAGATGGCGCTGATCCGCGCCTTCGAACTCCGGGCCGCGCAGATGTACCGGATGGCAAAGATCGGCGGCTACTGTCACCTCAACCTCGGCGAGGAGGCCACTGTCGTCGGGCTGATGGCCGCGCTGCAGCAGCGGGACTACCTGTTCACGACCTATCGCGATCACGGCTATGCCCTCGCCCGCGGGTTGGAGCCCGGCCGCGTCATGGCCGAGCTGTTCGGCAAGAGCACCGGCGTGTCCGGCGGTCGCGGCGGCTCGATGCACCTGTTCGACCAGAAGGCCCGGCTGCTCGGCGGGTACGGGATCGTCGGCGGCCAGATCCCGCCCGCAACCGGTGCCGCCCTCGCCCTGACCTACCGTGGCGAACCCGGCCCGGACGCCGAGGCGGTGATGTGCCTGATGGGCGACGGCACCACGAACATCGGCGCGTTCCACGAGTCGCTGAACCTGGCCGCGCTGTGGCAGCTGCCGATCGTCTACGTGATCATCAACAATGGGCTGGGGATGGGCACCACCGTCGAGAACGCCTCGGCCGAGCCGGAGCTGTACCGCCGCGGCTGCTCCTACCGCATCGAGGGCGAGCGGGTCGACGGCGACGACGTGCTGGCGGTGCGTGACGCGGCGCGCGCGATGTTGACCCGCGCCCGGACGCAACGGCAGCCCGGACTGCTCGAGGCCGTCAGTCATCGGCTGCGCGGCCATTCGGTGGTGGACCCGGCGCGCTACCGGTCCAAGGAGGAGACCGAGCGGCTGCGCGAACTCGACCCGCTGCCCGCGCTGCGCGCCCGGCTGATCGACGACGGCACCCTTACCGACGAGTCCGCGCGGCGGATCGACGAGCAGGCCGAGCAGCAGGTCGACGCCGCGGTCGCCTTCGCCGACGCGAGCGCGGACCCGCAGGTGAGCGAACTGTTCGAGCATGCGTACGCGACTCCGGTGCCGAACGCCCCGCATCAGCTGCCCGGCGACCCGCTGCTCACGCTTGCGCACGCGTCGTCATGA
- the narH gene encoding nitrate reductase subunit beta, producing the protein MAQMAMVMNLDKCIGCHTCTVTCKQVWTNRPGTEYVYFNNVETKPGIGYPKRYEDQEQWHGGWALDKKGRLQLKAGGRLRKLLTIFYNPDLPSIDDYGDPWTYDYQRVLQAPLGTPNPTAHSISALTGADMNIAWGSNFDDDLAGAPEHAMADPNLANLQEKVKMEFEQVFMFYLPRICEHCLNPSCVASCPSGAIYKREEDGIVLVDQDKCRGWRMCVSGCPYKKVYFNHRTGKAEKCTFCFPRIEAGQPTICSETCVGRLRYLGLILYDADKVLDAATTPEDEDLYEAQMSVFLDPEDPQVQAAALAQGIPADWLEAARRSPTYQLAVRHRVALPLHPEYRTLPMVWYIPPLSPVSDIVHAAGYDDADPDQVFATIDALRIPVEYLANLFTAGKVDTVQRVLRKLAVVRAIQRAGQLGLTPNEKLPATVDAGLEELDELYRLLAIAKYEDRYVIPKAHAEEAGALMGQHEQLFCSLDTEGGPGMGGTGPHGISSWRPERAGTAPSAPAASGDVGTFQADDGRTHFNLLGWDGRSGAPNLFPERGPA; encoded by the coding sequence ATGGCCCAGATGGCGATGGTGATGAACCTGGACAAGTGCATCGGTTGCCACACCTGCACGGTGACCTGCAAGCAGGTGTGGACCAACCGTCCGGGTACCGAGTACGTGTACTTCAACAACGTCGAGACCAAGCCCGGGATCGGCTACCCGAAGCGCTACGAGGACCAGGAGCAGTGGCACGGCGGCTGGGCCCTGGACAAGAAGGGCCGGTTACAGCTCAAGGCCGGTGGACGGCTGCGCAAGCTGCTGACCATCTTCTACAACCCGGACCTGCCCAGCATCGACGACTACGGCGACCCGTGGACCTACGACTACCAGCGCGTGCTGCAAGCCCCGTTGGGCACGCCGAACCCCACCGCGCACTCGATCTCCGCGCTGACCGGCGCCGACATGAACATCGCCTGGGGCAGCAACTTCGACGACGACCTGGCGGGCGCGCCCGAGCACGCGATGGCCGACCCGAACCTGGCGAACCTGCAGGAGAAGGTCAAGATGGAGTTCGAGCAGGTGTTCATGTTCTACCTGCCACGCATCTGCGAACACTGCTTGAACCCCTCGTGCGTGGCGTCCTGCCCCTCGGGTGCGATCTACAAGCGCGAGGAGGACGGCATCGTCCTGGTCGATCAGGACAAGTGCCGCGGCTGGCGGATGTGCGTGTCGGGTTGCCCGTACAAGAAGGTCTACTTCAATCACCGCACCGGCAAGGCGGAGAAGTGCACGTTTTGCTTCCCGCGCATCGAGGCCGGCCAGCCCACCATCTGCTCGGAGACCTGCGTCGGGCGGCTGCGCTACCTCGGGCTGATCCTGTACGACGCGGACAAGGTGCTGGACGCGGCGACGACGCCGGAGGACGAAGACCTGTACGAGGCGCAGATGTCGGTGTTCCTCGACCCCGAGGACCCGCAGGTGCAGGCGGCCGCGCTCGCGCAGGGCATCCCGGCCGACTGGCTGGAGGCGGCCCGCCGTTCGCCGACGTACCAGTTGGCAGTCCGGCACCGGGTAGCCCTGCCGCTGCACCCGGAGTACCGCACCTTGCCGATGGTCTGGTACATCCCGCCGCTGTCGCCGGTGTCGGACATCGTGCACGCCGCCGGCTACGACGACGCCGACCCGGACCAGGTGTTCGCGACCATCGACGCGCTGCGGATCCCCGTCGAGTACCTGGCCAACCTGTTCACCGCGGGCAAGGTCGACACGGTGCAACGCGTGCTGCGCAAGCTGGCCGTGGTCCGCGCGATCCAGCGGGCCGGCCAACTCGGGCTCACCCCGAACGAGAAGCTGCCCGCTACCGTCGACGCCGGCCTGGAGGAACTGGACGAGCTGTACCGGCTGCTGGCCATCGCCAAGTACGAGGACCGCTACGTCATCCCGAAGGCGCACGCCGAGGAGGCCGGGGCGTTGATGGGCCAGCACGAGCAGTTGTTCTGCAGCCTCGACACCGAAGGCGGACCCGGCATGGGCGGTACCGGCCCCCACGGCATCTCGAGCTGGCGTCCCGAGCGGGCGGGCACCGCACCGTCCGCGCCGGCGGCGTCCGGCGACGTCGGCACATTCCAGGCCGACGACGGGCGCACCCACTTCAACCTGCTGGGATGGGACGGTAGGAGCGGCGCCCCGAACCTGTTCCCGGAGCGGGGCCCGGCATGA
- a CDS encoding alpha-ketoacid dehydrogenase subunit beta encodes MTVLSYRQALHDTLRTELQRDESVILLGEEIGVFEGSYKITAGLLAEFGPARVRDTPICEEGFVGAAVGAAMLGMRPVVEIMTINFSLLAIDQIVNHAAKMHAMFGGQVSVPMVIRTPGGGGQQLAATHSQNLEVWYAHVPGLKVVAPATPADAKALLTAAIRDDDPVLFLENLALYNTKGEVPDGEQVAEIGTASVAKVGSDLTVVSYSRSTVVALEVARQLEADGVSVEVVDLRSLRPLDRETICASVRKTSRAVVLEDDWLTYGVGAEIAASICEGAFDYLDAPVRRVAAAEVPLPYAKALELAALPDADDLTKVIGEVLDATRFTR; translated from the coding sequence ATGACGGTGCTCAGTTACCGGCAGGCGCTGCACGACACGCTGCGGACCGAGTTGCAGCGGGACGAGTCGGTGATCCTGCTCGGCGAGGAGATCGGCGTCTTCGAGGGCTCGTACAAGATCACCGCCGGGCTGCTGGCCGAGTTCGGGCCGGCCCGGGTGCGCGACACGCCCATCTGCGAGGAAGGCTTCGTCGGTGCCGCGGTCGGCGCTGCCATGCTGGGTATGCGGCCGGTCGTGGAGATCATGACGATCAACTTCAGCCTGCTGGCGATCGACCAGATCGTCAATCACGCCGCCAAGATGCACGCGATGTTCGGCGGGCAGGTGTCGGTGCCGATGGTGATCCGGACGCCCGGTGGCGGTGGGCAGCAGCTGGCGGCGACCCATTCGCAGAACCTCGAGGTCTGGTACGCACACGTTCCCGGTCTGAAGGTCGTCGCCCCGGCGACGCCGGCCGATGCCAAGGCGCTGCTCACCGCGGCGATCCGCGACGACGATCCGGTGCTGTTCCTGGAGAACCTCGCGCTGTACAACACCAAGGGCGAGGTTCCGGACGGCGAGCAGGTCGCCGAGATCGGGACCGCGTCGGTGGCCAAGGTCGGCAGCGACCTGACCGTGGTCAGCTACTCCCGGTCGACCGTGGTCGCGCTGGAGGTTGCCCGCCAGCTCGAGGCGGACGGGGTGTCGGTCGAGGTGGTTGACCTGCGCAGCCTGCGCCCGCTCGATCGCGAGACGATCTGCGCGTCGGTGCGCAAGACGAGCCGCGCGGTGGTGCTGGAGGACGACTGGCTCACCTACGGCGTCGGTGCGGAGATCGCCGCCAGCATCTGCGAGGGCGCGTTCGACTACCTGGACGCCCCGGTGCGCCGGGTCGCCGCCGCCGAGGTGCCGTTGCCGTACGCGAAGGCGCTGGAGCTCGCAGCGTTGCCGGACGCCGACGACCTGACCAAGGTGATCGGCGAAGTGCTCGACGCGACCCGGTTCACGCGCTAA
- the narJ gene encoding nitrate reductase molybdenum cofactor assembly chaperone: MNSSFKLASVLLQYPSAALFDGLDELDAFAAGTSPRPAREAFGQFLHWLRTTSPTEVAQHYVETFDLRRRCALYLTYYRYGDTRKRGMAMVIFKTAYRDAGFVPCESELPDYLPMVLEFADLCPRGERLLHSHRADLALLHRALEKAGTPYASIISGVSAQLPRLGRRELSQVRTAWESGPPEEEVGLEPFAPPEYLSGYGASVPAGAAVPR, from the coding sequence ATGAACAGCTCCTTCAAGCTGGCCTCGGTGCTGTTGCAGTACCCGAGCGCCGCCCTGTTCGACGGCCTGGACGAGTTGGACGCGTTCGCCGCGGGCACCTCGCCGCGACCAGCGCGCGAGGCCTTCGGCCAGTTCCTGCACTGGCTGCGCACGACTTCGCCGACCGAGGTCGCCCAGCACTACGTCGAGACGTTCGACCTGCGCCGCCGGTGCGCGCTCTACCTGACGTACTACCGCTACGGCGACACCCGCAAACGTGGCATGGCGATGGTCATCTTCAAGACGGCCTATCGCGACGCCGGGTTCGTCCCGTGCGAAAGCGAACTGCCCGACTACCTGCCGATGGTGCTGGAGTTCGCCGATCTGTGCCCGCGCGGCGAGCGGTTGCTGCATTCGCACCGGGCCGACCTGGCACTGCTGCACCGGGCGCTGGAGAAGGCCGGGACACCGTACGCGTCGATCATCTCCGGTGTCAGCGCGCAGCTGCCCAGGCTCGGCCGCCGCGAGCTGAGCCAGGTCCGCACTGCGTGGGAGTCCGGTCCGCCGGAGGAGGAGGTCGGGTTGGAGCCGTTCGCGCCACCTGAGTACCTGAGCGGCTACGGCGCGAGCGTCCCGGCCGGCGCGGCGGTTCCGCGATGA
- a CDS encoding VOC family protein, with protein sequence MPATTAAFSHVRLTVTDITRSRAFYESVFGWPVAFEMPPDADEATRERFAFLFGGVLYHVGEQLLGLRPVATDRFDENRVGLDHLSFAVASRADLDAAAAVLDELGIAHEPVKDIGEAHILEFRDPDHIALELFAPKG encoded by the coding sequence ATGCCTGCCACCACAGCTGCCTTCTCGCACGTTCGGCTGACCGTCACCGACATCACCCGCTCCCGGGCGTTCTACGAGAGCGTCTTCGGCTGGCCGGTGGCCTTCGAGATGCCGCCCGATGCCGACGAGGCCACCCGCGAGCGGTTCGCCTTCCTGTTCGGCGGCGTGCTGTACCACGTGGGCGAGCAGTTGCTCGGGCTGCGGCCGGTGGCAACCGACCGATTCGACGAGAACCGCGTAGGCCTGGACCACCTCAGCTTCGCGGTGGCATCACGCGCCGATCTGGACGCTGCCGCGGCGGTGCTCGACGAGTTGGGCATCGCCCACGAGCCGGTCAAGGACATCGGCGAAGCGCACATCCTGGAGTTCCGCGACCCGGACCACATCGCGCTGGAGCTGTTCGCCCCCAAGGGCTGA
- the narI gene encoding respiratory nitrate reductase subunit gamma produces MTTNAQLFWWVALPYLALGIFVVGHVWRWRYDQFGWTSRSTQLQERRMLKWGSPLFHYGTFAAIAGHVIGVLIPERWTKAVGIPESAYRWFSAGAGTLAAVLVIGGVVVLATRRLFVPRVRATTPKTDYVTLILLLIIILTGIAPTVGINLFGHGYDYRTTVAPWFRGLFSGSPDVQPIAHAPLIYQIHATAAWAIWALWPFSRLVHAWSYPLWYLWRPYIVYRRRRASSPSEPGTGGRKWRKIGVPY; encoded by the coding sequence ATGACGACCAACGCGCAGCTGTTCTGGTGGGTGGCACTGCCGTACCTGGCGTTGGGGATCTTCGTTGTCGGCCACGTGTGGCGGTGGCGCTACGACCAGTTCGGCTGGACGAGCCGCTCAACGCAGTTGCAGGAACGCCGGATGCTCAAGTGGGGCAGCCCGCTGTTCCACTACGGCACGTTCGCGGCGATCGCCGGACACGTGATCGGCGTCCTCATCCCCGAACGCTGGACCAAGGCGGTGGGCATCCCGGAATCGGCATACCGCTGGTTCTCGGCGGGCGCCGGCACGCTGGCCGCCGTTCTGGTCATCGGCGGCGTCGTCGTGCTGGCCACCCGCCGGCTGTTCGTCCCGCGGGTGCGCGCGACCACCCCGAAGACCGACTACGTGACGCTGATCCTGCTACTGATCATCATCCTCACCGGCATCGCGCCGACCGTGGGAATCAACCTGTTCGGCCACGGCTACGACTACCGCACCACCGTGGCACCGTGGTTCCGTGGCCTGTTCTCGGGTTCGCCGGACGTGCAACCGATCGCTCACGCGCCGCTCATCTACCAGATCCACGCGACGGCGGCCTGGGCGATCTGGGCGCTGTGGCCGTTCAGCCGACTGGTGCACGCGTGGAGCTACCCGCTGTGGTACCTCTGGCGCCCGTACATCGTGTACCGCCGGCGCCGCGCGAGCAGCCCCAGCGAGCCGGGCACGGGTGGGCGCAAGTGGCGCAAGATCGGCGTCCCCTACTGA
- a CDS encoding CBS domain-containing protein codes for MTTAGEIMSAPVITVHLHASRAHIADTLTAHRISAAPVVNDAGAVVGLVSEYDLLAKPGGDASALMTTAVISVSADCPVSDIGHLLVERHIRRVPVLQDGELIGVVSRRDVIATMATEWVCRVCGEPVRGEQPPQACPKCHAAREEFALQEQPPGP; via the coding sequence GTGACCACTGCGGGCGAGATCATGAGCGCGCCGGTGATCACGGTGCACCTGCATGCCTCACGCGCGCACATCGCCGACACCTTGACCGCGCATCGCATCAGCGCCGCGCCGGTGGTCAACGACGCGGGCGCCGTGGTGGGTCTGGTGAGCGAGTACGACCTGCTGGCCAAGCCCGGTGGCGACGCGTCGGCCCTGATGACGACCGCGGTGATCAGCGTGAGCGCCGACTGCCCGGTCAGCGACATCGGGCACCTGCTCGTGGAGCGGCACATCCGGCGCGTCCCGGTGCTGCAGGACGGCGAGCTGATCGGCGTGGTGAGCCGACGGGACGTGATCGCCACGATGGCCACCGAGTGGGTGTGCCGGGTCTGCGGCGAGCCGGTGCGCGGGGAGCAGCCGCCGCAGGCATGTCCGAAGTGTCACGCGGCGCGCGAGGAGTTCGCGCTGCAGGAACAGCCGCCCGGGCCCTGA
- a CDS encoding nitrate reductase subunit alpha, with protein sequence MTRTRNTQRAGADPSAADPGRRSPERLAPLLPGGEPIESLLRKAQFLQPGTPTPDHRELLRVGGRDAEAFYRERWRHDKEVRSTHGVNCTGSCSWKIYVKDGIITWETQQTDYPSVGPDSPEYEPRGCPRGASFSWYTYSPARVRYPYVRGPLLEIWREARARLGDPVLAWAEITGDPERTARYKRARGMGGFVRASWPEVTELIAAAHVHTVKEYGPDRVVGFSPIPAMSQVSYSAGTRFLSMIGGTILSFYDWYADMPIASPQVFGDQTDVPESGDWWNSSYLMIWGTNLPITRTPDAHFMTEARYRGQKVVVVSPDYSDHTKFADDWLPCAPGTDGALAMAMGHVILTEFFRDRQVPYFTDYVKSFTDLPFLVTLREHGDGYVPDRFLTAADLDADGSAHQTVLLDSATGAPFYPNGTLATHFAEAGKGKWNLELGGIDPVLSLYGTREDAVAVDLPRFDVGATEGGSAIRRGVPVRRLGGRLVTTVFDLLMAQYAVSRDGLPGDWPTGYDDPQPYTPAWQEVITSVPAAAMTRVAREFARNAELSKGRSMIAMGAGTNHWFHSDQIYRTFFTLTMLCGCQGVNGGGWAHYVGQEKVRPLTGFQQVAFALDWQRPTRHMTGTSFFYLHTDQWRYESFGAEELASPLGRGLFRGKAFADTLAQASRMGWTPSHPAFDRNPLDLADEAAAAGKNVNEYVTGELQADRLHFAGEDPDNPVNFPRVMTVWRANLLGSSGKGMEYFMRHLLGVDDAVRAEESPERLRPSEVRWRDPAPRAKLDLVTTVDFRMTSTCTYSDIVLPAATWYEKHDISTTDMHPFVHSFNPAIAPPWETRTDFEVFKTIGESFSQLAATHLGTRHDVIAAPLLHDTADEQAQPGGVVRDWKRGECEPIPGVTMPRLVTVERDYAAVAEKMAALGPLVEGVGTAVKGVSWKPAAAVDLLGRVNGRVRGGVADGRPRLTRDIHLAEAILALSGTTNGQVAVQGWHDLEERTGVKLADLAEERSGERISFADTQIQPRAVITSPEWSGSETGGRRYSPFVVNVERKKPWHTLTGRMHFFLDHDWIMEYGESLPTYRPPLDYVRHFGEQGLRDAGRPEITVRYLTPHSKWSIHSEYQDNLHMLRLFRGGPVIWMSPLDAAKIAVADNDWIEAYNRNGVVACRAVVTHRMPEGTVFMYHAKDRHLMTPKSEVSGWHGGGDNSLTRLVVKPTHMIGGYAQLSYGFNYYGPTGNQRDEITVIRRRAQEVEYR encoded by the coding sequence ATGACGCGGACACGCAATACCCAGCGAGCGGGAGCCGATCCGAGCGCGGCCGATCCAGGACGCCGATCGCCGGAGCGACTGGCCCCGCTGCTACCGGGCGGCGAGCCGATCGAATCGTTGTTACGGAAGGCGCAGTTCCTTCAGCCCGGCACCCCGACGCCGGACCATCGCGAACTTCTTCGCGTGGGCGGCCGTGACGCCGAGGCGTTCTACCGCGAACGCTGGCGCCACGACAAAGAGGTGCGCTCGACGCACGGCGTCAACTGCACCGGTTCGTGCTCCTGGAAGATCTACGTCAAGGACGGGATCATCACCTGGGAGACGCAGCAGACCGACTACCCGTCCGTCGGGCCGGACAGTCCGGAGTACGAGCCACGCGGCTGCCCGCGCGGGGCGTCGTTCTCCTGGTACACCTACTCCCCGGCCCGGGTGCGCTACCCGTACGTGCGCGGGCCGCTGCTGGAGATCTGGCGCGAGGCCCGCGCACGCCTCGGCGACCCGGTGCTCGCCTGGGCGGAGATCACCGGCGACCCGGAGCGCACCGCCCGCTACAAGCGGGCCCGCGGCATGGGCGGCTTCGTGCGCGCGAGCTGGCCGGAGGTCACCGAACTCATCGCCGCCGCGCACGTGCACACGGTCAAGGAGTACGGCCCCGACCGGGTGGTCGGCTTCTCACCCATCCCGGCGATGTCCCAGGTCTCCTACTCGGCAGGCACCCGGTTCCTGTCGATGATCGGCGGCACGATCCTGTCCTTCTACGACTGGTACGCGGACATGCCCATCGCCTCGCCGCAGGTGTTCGGCGACCAGACCGACGTGCCGGAGTCGGGCGACTGGTGGAACTCCTCGTACCTGATGATCTGGGGCACCAACCTGCCGATCACGCGTACTCCGGACGCGCACTTCATGACCGAGGCACGCTACCGCGGCCAGAAGGTCGTCGTGGTCAGTCCGGACTACTCCGATCACACCAAGTTCGCCGACGACTGGCTGCCGTGCGCGCCGGGCACCGACGGTGCGCTGGCGATGGCGATGGGACACGTGATCCTCACCGAGTTCTTCCGGGACCGCCAGGTGCCGTACTTCACCGATTACGTGAAGTCCTTCACCGACCTGCCGTTCCTGGTGACGCTGCGCGAACACGGCGACGGCTATGTGCCGGACCGGTTCCTCACCGCGGCGGACCTGGACGCCGACGGCTCGGCGCACCAGACCGTCCTGCTGGACTCCGCGACGGGAGCGCCGTTCTACCCCAACGGCACGCTGGCCACCCACTTCGCCGAGGCCGGCAAGGGCAAGTGGAACCTGGAACTCGGCGGCATCGACCCTGTGCTCAGCCTGTACGGCACGCGTGAGGACGCGGTCGCCGTCGACCTGCCTCGCTTCGACGTGGGTGCGACCGAGGGCGGCAGCGCGATCCGCCGCGGCGTCCCGGTCCGCCGCCTCGGCGGGCGACTGGTCACGACGGTGTTCGACCTGCTGATGGCTCAGTACGCGGTCTCGCGCGACGGGCTGCCCGGCGACTGGCCCACGGGCTATGACGACCCGCAGCCGTACACGCCGGCCTGGCAGGAGGTCATCACGTCCGTCCCGGCGGCAGCGATGACCCGCGTCGCACGCGAGTTCGCGCGCAATGCCGAACTGTCCAAGGGCCGATCGATGATCGCCATGGGCGCGGGCACGAACCACTGGTTCCACTCCGACCAGATCTATCGCACGTTCTTCACGCTGACGATGCTGTGCGGCTGCCAGGGGGTGAACGGCGGCGGCTGGGCGCACTACGTCGGGCAGGAGAAGGTGCGTCCGCTCACCGGTTTCCAGCAGGTCGCCTTCGCGCTGGACTGGCAGCGGCCCACCCGGCACATGACCGGGACGTCCTTCTTCTACCTGCACACCGACCAGTGGCGCTACGAGAGTTTCGGTGCCGAGGAACTGGCCAGCCCGCTAGGCAGGGGCCTGTTCCGGGGGAAGGCTTTCGCGGACACGCTCGCCCAGGCGTCGCGGATGGGCTGGACGCCCTCGCACCCGGCCTTCGACCGCAATCCGCTCGATCTGGCGGACGAGGCCGCGGCGGCCGGCAAGAACGTGAACGAGTACGTCACCGGTGAGCTCCAGGCCGACCGGTTGCACTTCGCCGGCGAGGACCCCGACAACCCGGTGAACTTCCCGCGCGTGATGACGGTGTGGCGCGCCAACCTGCTCGGTTCCTCGGGCAAGGGGATGGAGTACTTCATGCGGCACCTGCTCGGTGTCGATGACGCCGTGCGCGCTGAGGAGTCCCCCGAGCGGCTGCGCCCGAGCGAGGTGCGGTGGCGCGACCCGGCACCACGGGCCAAGCTTGACCTGGTCACCACGGTCGACTTCCGGATGACCAGCACCTGCACCTACTCCGACATCGTGCTGCCGGCCGCGACCTGGTACGAGAAGCACGACATCTCGACGACCGACATGCATCCGTTCGTGCACTCGTTCAACCCGGCGATCGCACCGCCGTGGGAGACCCGCACCGACTTCGAGGTGTTCAAGACCATCGGCGAGTCGTTCTCGCAACTCGCCGCGACGCACCTGGGCACCCGCCACGACGTCATCGCGGCCCCGCTGCTGCACGACACCGCCGACGAGCAGGCCCAGCCCGGCGGCGTGGTGCGGGACTGGAAGCGTGGCGAGTGCGAGCCGATCCCGGGCGTGACGATGCCGCGGCTGGTCACCGTCGAGCGTGACTACGCCGCCGTGGCCGAGAAGATGGCGGCGCTCGGTCCGCTCGTCGAAGGCGTGGGCACCGCGGTCAAGGGCGTGAGCTGGAAGCCGGCCGCCGCCGTCGACCTGCTCGGCCGGGTCAACGGCCGGGTGCGCGGCGGGGTCGCGGACGGGCGGCCGCGGCTCACCAGGGACATCCACCTGGCGGAGGCGATCCTCGCGCTGTCGGGCACCACGAACGGGCAGGTGGCCGTTCAGGGTTGGCATGACCTGGAGGAGCGCACCGGCGTCAAGCTGGCCGATCTCGCCGAGGAACGCTCGGGCGAGCGCATCAGCTTCGCGGACACGCAGATCCAGCCGCGCGCAGTGATCACCTCGCCGGAGTGGTCCGGCAGCGAGACCGGCGGCCGGCGCTACTCACCGTTCGTGGTCAACGTGGAGCGCAAGAAGCCGTGGCACACCCTCACCGGACGCATGCACTTCTTCCTCGACCACGACTGGATCATGGAATACGGCGAGAGCTTGCCGACCTACCGGCCACCGCTGGACTACGTGCGACATTTCGGTGAGCAGGGCCTGCGCGACGCCGGACGGCCGGAGATCACGGTGCGCTACCTGACGCCGCACTCGAAGTGGTCGATCCACTCGGAGTATCAGGACAACCTGCACATGCTGCGGCTGTTCCGCGGCGGACCCGTGATCTGGATGAGCCCGCTCGACGCGGCGAAGATCGCAGTCGCGGACAACGACTGGATAGAGGCCTACAACCGCAACGGCGTGGTGGCCTGCCGGGCAGTGGTCACCCATCGCATGCCGGAAGGAACCGTGTTCATGTACCACGCGAAGGACCGGCACCTGATGACACCGAAGTCCGAGGTGTCCGGCTGGCACGGCGGCGGCGACAACTCGCTCACCCGCCTGGTGGTCAAGCCGACACACATGATCGGCGGTTACGCGCAGCTGTCCTACGGGTTCAACTACTACGGTCCCACCGGCAATCAACGTGACGAGATCACCGTGATCCGCCGCCGCGCCCAGGAGGTCGAGTACCGGTGA